A genomic segment from Cinclus cinclus chromosome 11, bCinCin1.1, whole genome shotgun sequence encodes:
- the LOC134048379 gene encoding thymidine kinase 2, mitochondrial-like, whose amino-acid sequence MWRRGAAWARARRGAGGAGPGPSAHPPRAAAAAGHKHLIKKDARKRTICIEGNIASGKTTCLDYFAQTTSIEVLKEPLSKWRNVQGHNILGLMYQDASRWGITLQSYVQLTMLEQHTRPMISPVRMMERSIHSAKHIFVENLYRSGKMPEVDYAVLSEWFDWIQNNTDVSVDLIVYLQTSPKVCYERLKTRCREEEKVIPLEYLEAIHELYEEWLIKRALFEVSCPVLVIGADHDMQKMIEKYEENRDQILNSPNRQHRL is encoded by the exons ATGTGGCGGCGGGGCGCGGCCTGGGCGCGGGCCCGGCGGGGCGCGGGCGGTGCCGGCCCGGGCCCCTCAGCGCACCCGCCtcgcgccgccgccgctgccggcC ATAAGCATCTGATAAAAAAGGATGCTAGAAAGAGAACT ATCTGTATCGAGGGCAACATTGCAAGTGGAAAAACAACATGCCTGGATTATTTTGCACAAACTACCAGCATTGAG GTTTTGAAGGAACCCTTGAGCAAGTGGAGGAATGTTCAAGGTCATAATATCCTG GGCTTAATGTACCAGGATGCTTCAAGGTGGGGGATAACTCTGCAGAGCTATGTCCAGCTGaccatgctggagcagcacacAAGGCCCATG ATTTCCCCTGTAAGGATGATGGAGCGATCGATTCACAgtgcaaaacacatttttgtggAAAACCTGTATCGAAG TGGAAAAATGCCAGAGGTGGATTATGCTGTCCTAAGTGAATGGTTTGACTGGATCCAGAACAACACTGATGTTTCAGTTGATTTGATAG TTTATTTGCAGACATCTCCTAAAGTTTGTTATGAGAGGCTAAAGACACGAtgcagggaagaggaaaaagtcaTACCCCTG GAATATTTAGAAGCTATTCACGAGCTCTATGAAGAGTGGCTCATTAAACGTGCACTGTTTGAAGTCTCCTGCCCAGTACTT GTTATTGGAGCTGACCATGACATGCAGAAAATGATAGAGAAGTATGAAGAAAACCGGGACCAAATACTGAACTCGCCTAACAGGCAACACCGTTTATAG
- the CDH5 gene encoding cadherin-5, with translation MSHLILLLSLFLAPAFADGGSQKSTQNLCSNVSHKRQKRDWIWNQMHIKEEIDTPLPHHVGKITSSVRNNNAKYIIKGEYANTIFKVEETSGDVYAFERLDREKKAEYELTALIIDRTNNRSLEQPSKFIIKVYDINDNAPVFVQKVFNGSVPEMSPVGTSVTKVTAVDADDPTVSGHATVTYEVTTGSEYFTIDDSGVIYTKEPNLDRETKSTYEIVVRAKDAPGFSGDSSTATVIITLSDINDNFPVFKHSSFHFKVPENISVGGEVGRVKVEDIDEPQHRNTRYSFIQGEFRDTFDIVANPYTNEGIIRPKKPLDFETVSEYRFSIEATDPTVNLRHFKPGNPRSISTVTIEVTDVDEPPVFTRLPYEFKVRENHAEVKTLGSVHAEDPDTAKRKIRYIQRRASPNGDYVRVSNNGVIQLPKPLDREFSSSYNITVAAVEILEDGRLSDRESHAHVHVIVDDVNDNAPELVSPDEPRVCENAAPGKVIVRISAVDKDETSPRGFFRYSLATEDSNFSLIENYDNTANITVKYGQFNRELAKFHYLPVLISDNGDPDLTSTNTLVISVCKCNEKGNFTFCEERAKQVGVSIQALVAIFICIFTIIGIALLILLRKRHKKDLGGLGRSVAEIHEQLVTYDEEGGGEMDTTSYDVSVLNSVRKSGLKAEAAPCAYAQVQKPPGNITPGAEGMEMMIEVKKDEADNDRDLLPYDTLHIYGYEGAESIAESLSSLGSGSSDSDIDYDFLSDWGPRFKMLAELYGSEPSEDFVY, from the exons ATGAGCCACCTTATTCTACTTTTGTCCTTGTTCTTGGCTCCAGCATTTGCTGACGGAGGAAGTCAGAAATCAACCCAAAACCTTTGTTCAAATGTTAGCCACAAACGCCAGAAGAGAGACTGGATATGGAACCAAATGCACATCAAAGAAGAGATTGATACACCTTTGCCACACCATGTTGGCAAG ATCACATCCAGTGTAAGGAACAACAACGCCAAGTACATCATCAAGGGTGAATATGCCAACACCATCTTCAAGGTGGAGGAGACCAGTGGGGACGTCTATGCCTTCGAGAGGCTGGACAGGGAGAAGAAGGCAGAGTATGAGCTGACAGCCCTCATCATTGACAGAACAAACAACAGGTCCCTGGAGCAGCCCTCCAAATTCATCATCAAGGTGTATGATATCAATGACAACGCTCCTGTGTTTGTACAGAAGGTGTTCAATGGGTCTGTCCCAGAGATGTCCCCAGTAG GAACCTCAGTCACCAAAGTGACAGCTGTGGATGCTGATGACCCCACAGTGTCAGGTCATGCCACGGTGACCTATGAAGTCACCACAGGAAGTGAATATTTCACCATTGATGATTCTG GTGTGATTTATACAAAAGAGCCCAATCTAGACAGAGAGACAAAGTCAACATATGAGATTGTTGTTCGAGCCAAAGATGCTCCGGGTTTTTCTGGGGATTCCAGCACAGCCACGGTGATCATCACCTTGTCTGACATCAACGACAACTTCCCAGTGTTCAAACACT catcaTTTCACTTTAAAGTTCCTGAAAACATTTCAGTAGGAGGAGAAGTTGGCAGAGTCAAAGTAGAAGATATTGATGAAccacagcacagaaatacaAGATACAGCTTTATCCAAGGAGAGTTCAGGGACACCTTTGACATTGTAGCAAATCCATACACAAATGAAGGAATCATTAGGCCAAAGAAG cccCTGGACTTCGAAACGGTATCAGAATACAGGTTTAGCATTGAGGCCACAGACCCCACGGTTAACCTCCGGCACTTCAAACCTGGCAACCCCCGGAGCATCTCCACAGTCACCATCGAAGTCACCGACGTGGATGAGCCTCCTGTCTTCACCAGACTGCCATATGAATTTAAAGTGAGGGAAAATCACGCAGAAGTTAAAACACTTGGTTCAGTTCACGCAGAGGACCCCGACACAGCTAAACGGAAAATCAG atACATTCAGCGTAGAGCAAGTCCTAACGGAGACTACGTCAGGGTATCCAATAATGGAGTTATTCAACTTCCCAAGCCTCTGGACAGAGAATTCAGCTCCTCATACAACATCACTGTGGCAGCTGTGGAGATCCTTGAAGATG GCCGCCTTTCCGACAGAGAGTCACACGCCCACGTTCATGTCATAGTTGATGATGTGAATGATAATGCTCCAGAGCTTGTTTCTCCTGATGAACCTCGAGTATGTGAAAATGCTGCACCTGGAAAG GTAATTGTCAGGATTTCAGCTGTTGACAAGGATGAAACATCACCCAGAGGTTTCTTCAGATACTCGCTGGCCACAGAAGACAGCAACTTCTCCCTGATTGAGAACTACG ACAACACCGCTAACATCACCGTCAAATACGGACAATTCAACCGGGAACTTGCCAAATTCCACTACCTGCCTGTGCTCATCTCAGACAACGGTGACCCTGACCTAACCAGCACAAACACTCTGGTCATCAGTGTCTGCAAGTGCAATGAGAAAGGCAACTTCACTTTCTGTGAGGAGAGAGCAAAGCAGGTCGGCGTCAGCATTCAAGCACTGGTGGCAATTTTTATCTGCATCTTCACAATCATTG GAATCGCCTTGCTGATTCTGCTGAGAAAGAGGCACAAGAAGGATCTTGGTGGGCTGGGGAGGAGCGTGGCAGAGATCCACGAGCAGCTGGTGACCTATGACGAGGAGGGAGGGGGTGAGATGGACACCACCAGCTACGACGTGTCCGTGCTCAACTCCGTCCGCAAGAGCGGCCTCAAGGCGGAAGCCGCTCCCTGTGCCTACGCACAGGTCCAGAAACCTCCTGGGAACATCACCCCTGGCGCTGAGGGGATGGAGATGATGATTGAGGTGAAGAAGGATGAGGCTGACAACGACAGGGATTTGCTGCCCTACGACACCCTGCACATCTATGGCTACGAAGGCGCCGAGTCCATCGCGGAATCCCTCAGCTCGCTGGGCTCGGGCTCCTCAGACTCAGACATTGATTATGACTTTCTCAGTGACTGGGGACCCAGGTTCAAGATGCTAGCTGAGTTGTATGGATCAGAACCAAGTGAAGATTTTGTGTATTAA
- the LOC134048309 gene encoding chemokine-like factor: MASVPASPRLPTPSRGPGPAAHRRGRPAAMLRVEVDQAFLRSPRGFLKIARTLVALAAFLCFMASGAREAYAALAGMEVVTNALFLLLYLVKLDARIRFLYWPLADVLNSVLAALLLLVVSLCAIIIKTNKGTLAGGVLGLTLLALYLVDVILLWKKISLDKARGGSAPAK; encoded by the exons ATGGCGTCGGTCCCGGCATCTCCCCGGCTCCCGACGCCGTCCCGGGGTCCCGGTCCCGCCGCGCACCGCCGGGGCCGCCCGGCCGCCATGCTGAGGGTGGAGGTGGACCAGGCCTTCCTCCGCTCGCCGCGGGGCTTTCTGAAGATCGCCCGCACG CTGGTGGCGCTGGCCGCCTTCCTCTGCTTCATGGCGTCGGGGGCGCGCGAGGCCTACGCGGCGCTGGCCGGCATGGAGGTGGTGACCAatgccctgttcctgctgctctaCCTTGTGAAGCTCGACGCTCGGATTCGGTTCCTCTATTGGCCGCTGGCT GATGTTTTGAACTCGGTGCTTGCAGCATTGTTGCTCCTCGTTGTGTCCTTGTGTGCAATAATAATCAAGACCAACAAAGGGACATTGGCTGGAGGA GTGTTGGGTCTTACATTGCTTGCTCTCTACCTTGTCGACGTCATTCTTCTTTGGAAGAAGATTAGCCTTGATAAAGCAAGAGGAGGGAGTGCTCCTGCCAAATAA